A single window of Girardinichthys multiradiatus isolate DD_20200921_A chromosome 15, DD_fGirMul_XY1, whole genome shotgun sequence DNA harbors:
- the enah gene encoding protein enabled homolog isoform X9, translating to MPAAERVQRFPEDQKKISRAQIILRSPTLPRQGPQVQNGPSQEEMDLQRRQLQELQRQKEIERERQERERQEKERQEREHLERETLERQERERLEREAQAEREQMEREQQERTEREMMEREKAERERQEKEQQEQLDRDQQDWERGRRISNAAFESTLYTPTPQEYGRTSSTPVSPSTPTFTAPNTSSPSSTAPPTPPLRQSASRFATSLGSAFHPVLPHYATVPRRQPAFPQAPAPAPAPTPPTPAKSVVWSACNFTPLPPSPPVMISSPPGKATGPRPLIPVAAQSPLSQKPPSPSPNGPPMFPAPSPVTIPHIHTPLGITCPTPPPPPTPPPLHLPIGLLASSSSVSSPPSSFQAPGVPSSSTAPPAAAAAAISVSAEHLSLPVGLGLSGSLESDMAAGPGPLPAQGGSSCQPQPQADMAQTPVLTTPTPPPPPPLPPGSTVNSAAATPSTPGGHPPPPPPPPLPPTLTPVGTPPPPPGPPPPPGAPPPPPAPPLPAGLFSPTEDRPVSGLAVALAGAKLRKVPRNDDAGAALAAVLSGATGAKTEARGNGPLPGGGGLMEEMSALLARRRRIAEKGSSPEPDQRSEEGEINTTPKVSACSTPDMPRKPWERTNTMNGSKSPVIGRRESPWRNPMGADSSYRPKSTPTPTASLSANGVPTESVDYDRLKQVRDHFKNP from the exons GCAGCTCCAAGAGCTGCAGAGACAGAAGGAGATTGAACGGGAGCGACAGGAACGTGAGCGTCAGGAAAAGGAGCGCCAGGAACGCGAGCACCTGGAGCGGGAGACACTGGAGCGTCAGGAACGTGAGCGCCTGGAGCGGGAGGCGCAGGCGGAGAGGGAGCAAATGGAGAGAGAGCAGCAGGAGCGCACGGAGCGTGAGATGATGGAGAgagaaaaggcagagagagagcGGCAGGAGAAGGAGCAGCAGGAGCAATTGGACAGAGACCAGCAGGACTGGGAGAGAGGGAGACGCATCTCCAACGCCG CCTTTGAAAGCACACTCTACACTCCCACACCTCAAGAGTACGGCAGGACCTCCTCCACACCTGTATCTCCATCCACACCCACATTCACAGCTCCCAACACATCCTCACCCTCTTCCACTGCACCCCCAACCCCACCACTCAGACAGTCGGCCTCCCGATTTGCCACCTCGCTCGGTTCTGCCTTCCACCCGGTCTTGCCTCACTACGCCACAGTTCCGAGGCGACAGCCCGCCTTTCCACAAGCCCCAGCTCCAGCCCCTGCCCCTACCCCTCCCACTCCAGCCAAGTCTGTGGTGTGGTCAGCGTGTAACTTTACTCCATTACCGCCCTCACCCCCTGTCATGATCAGCAGTCCACCAGGGAAGGCCACAGGCCCACGCCCTCTCATCCCTGTAGCAGCACAGTCCCCCCTCAGCCAGAAGCCCCCATCACCATCACCCAACGGCCCACCCATGTTCCCCGCACCTTCACCTGTCACCATCCCACACATCCACACCCCACTCGGAATCACATGCCCCACTCCGCCTCCGCCACCcacccctcctcctcttcactTACCCATTGGCCTCCTTGCATCTTCTTCGTCCGTCTCGTCTCCCCCCTCCTCATTCCAGGCTCCTGGTGTGCCCTCTtcctccacagcgccccctgctgctgcagctgctgccatctctgtctctgctgagcaCCTCTCCCTCCCTGTGGGTCTGGGCCTGTCGGGGTCACTGGAATCGGACATGGCCGCAGGCCCAGGGCCCCTCCCAGCTCAGGGGGGCTCCTCCTGTCAGCCCCAGCCCCAGG CAGACATGGCCCAGACCCCAGTGTTGACCACCCCCACCCCTCCCCCACCTCCGCCTCTGCCACCCGGCTCCACTGTGAACTCTGCAGCCGCCACCCCCAGCACCCCAGGTGGCCACCCTCCTcccccaccacctcctcctctccctcccaCACTGACTCCAGTCGGGACACCACCTCCTCCACCAGGTCCACCCCCTCCTCCTGGAGCCCCACCACCTCCCCCAGCACCACCCCTTCCTGCCGGACTCTTCTCTCCTACAGAGGATCGCCCTGTGTCAGGCCTGGCTGTCGCCCTCGCTGGAGCCAAGCTGCGTAAAGTGCCAAGG AATGATGATGCAGGGGCAGCTCTGGCAGCAGTCCTGTCAGGGGCTACAGGGGCCAAAACTGAGGCCAGAGGCAATGGGCCTTtgccaggaggaggaggacttATGGAGGAGATGAGCGCCTTACTGGCAAGGAG GAGACGTATCGCAGAGAAGGGCTCCTCACCTGAACCTGACCAGAGATCA GAGGAGGGTGAGATCAACACAACCCCGAAAGTGTCAGCCTGTAGCACACCAG ACATGCCCAGGAAACCATGGGAAAGAACAAACACCATGAATGGTAGCAAATCTCCAGTGATTGGAAG ACGAGAGTCTCCGTGGAGAAATCCCATGGGAGCAGATTCCTCCTACAG ACCCAAATCCACCCCGACACCTACTGCATCCTTAAGTGCCAATGGTGTGCCAACAGAATCTGTTGATTATGACAGATTGAAACAGGTAAGAGACCATTTTAAAAATCCctaa